In the genome of Panthera uncia isolate 11264 chromosome B3 unlocalized genomic scaffold, Puncia_PCG_1.0 HiC_scaffold_1, whole genome shotgun sequence, one region contains:
- the NFKBIA gene encoding NF-kappa-B inhibitor alpha codes for MFQPAEHAQDWAMEGPRDALKKERLLDDRHDSGLDSMKDEEYEQMVKELREIRLEPQEAPRGTEPWKQQLTEDGDSFLHLAIIHEEKALTMEVVRQVKGDLAFLNFQNNLQQTPLHLAVITNQPEIAEALLEAGCDPELRDFRGNTPLHLACEQGCLASVGVLTQTCRTQHLYSILQATNYNGHTCLHLASIHGYLGIVELLVSLGADVNAQEPCNGRTALHLAVDLQNSDLVSLLLKCGADVNRVTYQGYSPYQLTWGRPSTRIQQQLGQLTLENLQMLPESEDEESYDTESEFTEDELPYDDCVLGGQRLTL; via the exons ATGTTTCAACCCGCCGAGCACGCCCAGGACTGGGCCATGGAGGGTCCCCGGGACGCGCTCAAAAAAGAGCGGCTGCTGGACGACCGCCACGACAGCGGCCTGGACTCCATGAAGGACGAGGAGTACGAGCAGATGGTGAAGGAGCTGCGGGAGATCCGGCTTGAGCCCCAGGAGGCGCCGCGCGGCACCGAGCCCTGGAAGCAGCAGCTCACCGAGGACGGAGACTC GTTCCTGCACTTGGCCATCATCCATGAAGAGAAGGCATTGACCATGGAAGTAGTCCGCCAAGTGAAAGGAGACCTGGCCTTCCTCAATTTCCAGAACAACCTGCAGCAG ACTCCACTCCACTTGGCTGTGATCACCAACCAACCAGAAATTGCTGAGGCACTTCTGGAAGCTGGCTGTGATCCTGAGCTCCGAGACTTTCGAGGAAATACCCCCCTACACCTCGCCTGTGAGCAAGGCTGCCTGGCCAGTGTGGGAGTCCTGACTCAGACCTGCAGGACCCAGCACCTCTACTCCATCCTGCAGGCCACCAACTACAATG GTCACACATGTCTACACTTAGCCTCTATCCATGGCTACCTGGGCATCGTGGAGCTTTTGGTGTCTTTGGGTGCTGATGTCAATGCTCAG GAGCCCTGTAATGGCCGAACCGCCCTCCATCTTGCAGTGGACCTGCAGAATTCCGACCTCGTGTCGCTTTTGTTGAAGTGCGGGGCTGATGTCAACAGAGTCACCTACCAAGGCTACTCCCCGTACCAGCTCACCTGGGGTCGCCCAAGTACACGGATACAGCAGCAGCTGGGCCAGCTGACCCTAGAAAACCTTCAGATGCTGCCAGAGAGCGAGGATGAGGAGAGCTACGACACGGAGTCAGAGTTCACAGAGGACGAG CTGCCCTATGATGACTGTGTGCTTGGAGGCCAACGCCTGACGTTATGA